TTGATTCAATAGAGTATGTTATTAAACTGAATGAAAAGTTTAATGATAATTGGATTGAATTATTTGAAATTAAAGGATTTAATATTGAAATAGAAGAAGATAATGATCTATGGATAGGTTCTTTAAGTAATTTACATACATGGAACAAGAAAGATTATGATAATTCTAAAGATTATAATTCTTATGAAACATTAGATGATGAAACACTTTATTCTTCATTTAGGTTCAATATTTCTAAAGGAAGGTACTTAGTGAATGTTAAAGGTTTTAAACGTAAAGTGGCATTAGAATACCCAGAGGCTAATTTTGGTTTTTTATTTGAATTAGAAAAAATAGAAAATTTTGATGGATATAAAGATCCAAGAGAAGACGAGAAATATAATTTTAATGTTGCGCAGATGTAATTGATATGTCATAGTATTAATAAAAAATGAATTTTAATTTAAAAGAAAAGCCTGATTCAATAATCTTTTGTAAGAAAGAATTTGAAATAAATAAGGAACAAGTATTACAAGATTTAAATTTTGAGATAAGTAATGATATGCTATCTTTTTGGAATACTTATGAACATATTTTATTTGATAGCGGTATTTCAATTTATGGATTTGAATTGGCTAAAGAACGAAATTTACAATATGAAATATCAAATTACTTACCTAGCTTCGTTCTAATTGGTGATGATGGTTCTGGTCAAGGAATATTCATTAATAAAGCAGATGGTGAATTAAAAGTATATTATCTTGATTTAGGAGCTATAGGTTCGATAGATTTATATAAGACAGGAAAAAACTTTTTTAATTGGCTTGAAGATGATTTAAAATTAGTAGATTTTTTAGTAATAGATGATAAAGACGATTTATTATTTGAAGAAGCTGATTTGTTTGTTGTACCAAAAATCAATTTTATTGATAAAAAAAAGTTTGTGTTTTTTGCACGAAAAAAACTTGAACTACAAGATAGTATTTTGAATATTTCCAGGGGAATAAATGAAAAAGAAAATTTTAAAATAAAAACTAATTTTATTCCCTATAAATATATTGAAAATATAAAGGAGTTACAGGTTAAATACCAGTGTTTAAAATTAGTTTCAAAAAAAGGAGAAGTTCAAATTTCCTTGGAATAAAATTGATGTAATGTTAGTTTATATATGATGTATAAATCAGCTTAGCTTATAATAGGTTTAGATATTATAATACTGAAACAGGTGGTTATATTTCTCAAGATCCTGTAGGACTAAATAGTAGAGAATATAACTTGTATGCTTATGTTTCAGATACAAATTCAATTATAGATATTTTTGGTTTAGATTGGAATTATGTTTTGCAAGATGCAAATGGAGATTCATACTATCATGGTAGAGCGTCTGATAATCAAAGTATGAAAGATGTAGGAAGAAGACATGCTAAAACAAATGGAACAGATGGGGCTAGATTTTGAGAAGGAGATAAAATGAGAAGAGTTACGGATGTTGGAACGAATCCAAATGCTGTGAGAGGAGTAGAACAAAGAGGTATTGCTGAAAATGATTTATTAGGTAGAGGAAGCGATAAGGCAAGAGGAAATAAAATTAATGGTGTTTCTGAAGCTAAGCAAGGAAAAGTTAAAGGAAAGAATAGACTTAATCTTGCTGATGCTGAATTAAAAGGTAAAAAACCAAGTCAAAAACCTTCATTAGATGAATTAAACTTTAAAGACTTAGGTTGTAAATAATCATGAATAAAAGTATTTTAGAAGAAAAAATGACTCATAACATACTAATAGAAAAAATATTTGAACAATATGAGGTTATAAATAAACATAAAATTACGTCTCTATTTTTATCAAGTCTTAGTTCTAAAAATTTAAAATGGCGTAGTGGATTATCTGTATATGCTATAATGCAATCTTTTCCAAAACATGAATATACACTTAGAGAAGATGCTTCAATAAACAATGCTTTTTTTAAAAAGATGAGCCCATCTGATAAAGAGTTTACATTAAGTCGGTTTCCTTGTAAGTTTTGTGCTGATGTCAATCAACTTGCTGGTAATAAGGAGTTTACTATTGAGTGTTTTAATGAGGTAGGAGGAATTATTGGATTTAGTCTATTTGACTATTATTATAATTTAGAACAATTTAATGAGTTTATAGATGCGAAACCAAGTAATGAAGATTTTAGAATATTTTCTGAAATTATAACTATTTTGTTAGAGGCAGATGAAAAAGATACCGTTAAGAAAACGGTTTTATCTAAAATTGGTAAAATAAAAGGCTTTAAGTCGGATAAAGAGCAAAGACAGGCTTTATTAGAAACTTTAGGGTATTGTAGTATTTTAGAAACGGATGAACATAAAGGTTTTCTTAAAAAGTACACTAATTTTGCTTCTGCTCCTAAGAAATCACATAGTTCAGATTGGAATTATCCAGTAGATTTTTGGTTAGGTAAAGAGGGTATTAATAAAGAAGCTTTTAAGTTTTGGTTTGGGGAATATCCTCAATTAGAAAAATTTTGGAAATAAAACAAAAGCCCTCGCTAGCGTAAGCATTTTGCTTGTGCCAAGTGTGTAAGTTTAAGTAATAATAAAAGAGAAGAACCACAATGTAAAAGTTGTGGTTTTTACTTTACAAAAGCTAATTTTGTTTTAAAGTCTTGGAGTATCGAACATTTAAAATAAATGTTGTTAAAAAATAAATTAACCATTATATTTACGTAACAACGTTCTTTTACATGAGTTTAGCTACAAGATAGCAGATAAGCCAAAGGTTATAGCAGACGATTTAGGCAGGCTTTCTTTTGATAAAGAAGAAGTAACAGAGAATCTTATTACTTGGGTATTTGAAGAAGGTACTTTTATACCACAAGCAAAAATAGTAAATGGAGAAACTTATAGTATAATAAGCGATCATTTAGGTACTCCAATACTAAGTTTTGATAGCAAAGGGAATAAAGTTTGGGAGCGTGAATTAGATATTTATGGTAAAGTACGTAGAGGAGATAATAAGTTTATTCCGTTCTTGTACCAAGGTCAATATTACGATGAAGAAACTGAATTAGCTTATAACAGGTTTAGATACTATTCTCCAGATACAGGAAGTTATATCTCTCAAGATCCGATTGGGTTGGCTGGAGGTATGCCGAATATGTATGCATATACGCATGATAGTAATAGTTGGATAGATCCATTAGGTTTAATTGGAGCTCCTTCTACTGTACCAAATTCTCCAGGTATCTATTCTTTATCAAATACAACAACAAATCAAGCTTATGCGGGTTCTGCTTTAGATGCAAACGGAAGAATGTCAAATACTAGCCATACAAAGGCACAAGATTTACTGGGGCATCCAGATACAAAGGTTGAGTTTACTCCTGTGGATTTGGGAGATGCAGATAAGTGGAAAGATCAAAATAGGATACTGAGGCATTATGAACAAAAAGAAAAGATGAGGATGGAAAATGCAGGTTTTGATATGACAAATTCAAATAACCCTGAAGCAACTAGTAAAAACGCAAGAAATAAAGGTATTGCTAAGGACAAAGGAGCTTCAGCAGGTAAACGTATAAAATGTAATTAAATAATGCAAACATTTTTTAGTAGATTAAAAATGGATTTTTTAAAATCCAGAAAAAATAAATGGTCATTTTCTTTTGTAGAAGATGAAAGAGAAGAAAATGGAATTATATATAGAGAATTTAATAATTTCCCTAAAAAAGAATCATACCCAAAAATTGAGGCTATTAGTTTTTTAGTATTTGAAGATGATTTAGATAATGTAAAGCAACAACCAGATTTTTTGAATGAATTATTAAATTTAGAAATATTAGATATTCCAATAGATTGGCTCTGTTCTTTAGATATACCACCTAATATTAAAGCAATTTCTCTTGTAAATTCAATACGATTAAAAGATAAGTTCCATTGGTGTGAAGATTTAGCATTAGAGAGTTTAAAATTTTTAAGTATTCCAGAACAAATAAAACCATTTGATATCAATTTTGATAATGTTCCAAACCTAGAATGGATTGAAATAGATTTAAAATCTGAAAAAAAAGATTCTAAATTAGAAGAATTAGCGAGTATTAAAACATTAAAACATTTAAATTTTAAACAAGCCAAAAATTTTGATGTATTCACATATTTCTCAAATCATAATATAGAAACATTAGAACTTTTTGCATGTAAGGGGAAAAAATTTCCTATTGAGAATATCAAAAAGTTAAAGGGTTTAAAATACATACGTATTAATAACATTACAGTTGATTTCGATTGTAGTTGGTTATTAGATCTCTCTGAACTTATTGAAATAGAAATTTTAAATGTAAGTAATATACTTAATATAGATCGATTACTTGAAATAAAAACTTTAAAAAGTATTTCTGTTTTAAATTGTAAGAACCCTTTTAAGGATAAAGAGCCCTTTAAATTAAAAAATTATGATTTATTAAAAATTAATAATGCATAAATTTGGTAATATAGTAATATTACGATGAAGAAACAGGCTTAGCTTATAATAGGTTTAGATATTATAATCCTGATAGCGGAACTTATATAAGTTAAGACCCGATTGGGCTTAATAGTAGAGAATATAATTTATACACCTATGTATCTGATACTAACTCAATCATTGATCCTTTTGGATTAGATTGGAATTATGTTTTAACAGATTCTAATGGAAATTCTTATTATCACGGTAGAGCCTCTGATAATGCTAGTATGAAAGATGTGGGGAGAAGATATGCTAATACTAATGGTACTGACGGAGCTAGGTTTGGAAAAGGAGATAAAATGAGAAGAATTACAGAAGTTGGGACTGATGCTAATGCTGTTAGAGGTGTAGAGCAGAGGGGAGTTGCTGAAGCTAAACAAGGAAAAGCAAAAGGGAAGAATAGGCTTAATCTCGCGGATGCTGAATTAGGTGGTAAAAAACCAAGTAAAATGCCTTCTTTAGACGAATTAGAATTTAAAGACTTAGGTTGTAAATAATTATGAATGAAATTTTTTTAGAGGAAAAAATGACTCACAATTTATTAATAAATAAAATATTTGAACAATACAAAGCAATAGACAAGCATAAAATTACATCTTTATTTTTATCAAGTTTTAGTTCTAAAAATTTAAACTGGCGTAGTGGACTATCTGCATATGCTATTATGCAAACTTTTCCAAAACATGAATACACACTTAGAGAGGACAATTCTTTGAATAATGCTTTTTTTGAAAAGATGAGCCCTTCTGATAAATAATTTAGATTAAGCCGTCTTCCTTGTAAATTTTGTGCTGATGTTAAAGATCCCGTTGACAGAAAAGAATTTATAATTGAGTGTTTTAATGATGTTGGAGGGATTACAGGATTTAGCTTATTTGACTATTATTATTACTTACAGCAATCTAATGAGTTGATTTATCTAGAGCCAAAAGAAGAAGATTTTCGGATTTTTTCAGAAGTTCTTACTATTCTGTTAGAAGCGGATGAAAAAGAGACTGTTAAGAAAATTGTTTTATCAAAAATTGGTAAAATAAAAGGCTTTAAGTCAGATAAAGAGCAAAGACAGGCTTCATTAGAAACTTTAGGGTATTGTAGTATTTTAGAAACGGATGAACATAAAGGTTTTCTTAAAAAGTATACTAATTTTGCTTCTGCTCCTAAAAAATCACATAGTTCAGATTGGAGTTATCCAGTAGATCTTTGGTTAGGTAAAGATGGTATTAATAAAGAAGCATTTAGATTTTGGTTTGGGGAGTATCCTCAATTAGAAAAATTTTGGAAATAAAAAAAAACTTTATTAGTGCTATTTTGTAATTAGTACCGATAATAGTTAAAAAGAATAAAAGAGTAAGCCCTCCTGCTAGGCTAATAGCGGATGATGTAGGTAGACTGTCTTTTGGTAAAGAAGAACCAACAATAAACCTAATTACTTGGAAGTTTGATGAAGGTACATTTAGTATTATTTCTGATTACTTAGGCACACCTATTTTATCGTTTGATGAAAAAGGAAATAAGGTTTGGGAGCGAGAGTTAGATATTTATGGTAATGTTCGTAAAGGCGATAATCATTTTATACCTTTCTTATACCAAGGGCAGTATCACGATGAAGAAACAGGCTTAGCTTATAATCGTTTTAGATATTATAATCCTGATAGCGGAACTTATATAAATCAAGACCCGATTGGATTGGCTTCAGGAGAACCTAATTTTTATGCTTATGTAAAGGATATTAATTCATGGATTGATGTCTTTGGATTAGATACATTTTACCAACTTTTTAATAATAGTGGAGATTTAGTCTATGAAGGAATTACAGAAAGAAATATACAAGATAGATTAACTGAACATGTAGGTGACGGTAAGGGGGTTTCAAAAGTAAAATATGTTGATGATTTGGATAATCGTATAGCATCCAGAAATATGGAAGGTTCCTCGCTTGCCCATAATAAAGGAAATAGAGGTCAATTGAATAAAAGGCGATTAGATAGAGGTTTCTACCATTCTTATGATCCAGATAATGTAAAACCAGGACGTAAGTTCATGTCACAAGCAGAAATAGATGCTAAAATGAAAAATGCAAAAGTAGCGGATGTCGATGGTAAAGGGAAAATAAAATGTCATTAAATAAAATAAGTACGAAAATAAAAAGAAAACTTGATAATATAAATAATTTAAAAACTAAGCTTTTATCTTGGAGAGATTTGAGCGAAGAAGAAACTTTTAAGTTGATAAAAGAATTTGAAAAAACACCAAGAGATGAAGGTTCTTCATTTTATCATGAAGTTTTTACGGATAGTAAATTTGCTCAAGTTTTATTAGATATATCAGTAAAGTATAAACTTAATACTAAAATGAATGTTTATATAATTTCCTCTTTAGGTAACATGATGAGTAGATACAAACTAAAAGAAACAAAAAATATTTATGAATATTTTTTAGGAAATTTACATGAAAAAGGACTTTCTGTTTATGTCTCTTTATTTTTTACTGATTTGAAATATTTTGTAAATTATCCTGATAAATGGAGCTACGTTATGTCGATAAAAGACATGAAACCTAAAAAAATAGGGGAATCATCATTTCAAACTATTGTATTAAATAAGAAAGATGAGTTACCTGTTGAATATAAAAAAAATGTTGCTGAATTTTTTAGAGATAAAGTAAAAATAGCTAATAGTGAGGGCGGAAAAAATTATTACTTAGAATTAGTAGAAGAGTTTTCTAACTAAACGAAGAGTTATAAATAATAAAGGATAAAACCACAATGTAAAAGTTGTGGTTTTTATTTAGTAATGCTTTAGTTTTATTTTGGTAAATATTAAGGACGTTTAATTAAGTGAATTATCTTTTCGCTATTAAAGCAGCTGGTTTAGATGTAAATAAACCAAGTAATTTAATTTATTTGCCAAAAGAAAACGGTACACACCCAACGAGAAGTAAGCATAAAGGATGGAATAAGGGGCATTTCGATTATAACAAAAGTATTTTAGGGAAATTAAAAGAAATAGATGAAATTGGAAAAGCTAGTAATTGGAATAAGGCCCAATATTCAGAAGCA
This genomic stretch from Tenacibaculum sp. Bg11-29 harbors:
- a CDS encoding RHS repeat-associated core domain-containing protein gives rise to the protein MYGKVRRGDNKFIPFLYQGQYYDEETELAYNRFRYYSPDTGSYISQDPIGLAGGMPNMYAYTHDSNSWIDPLGLIGAPSTVPNSPGIYSLSNTTTNQAYAGSALDANGRMSNTSHTKAQDLLGHPDTKVEFTPVDLGDADKWKDQNRILRHYEQKEKMRMENAGFDMTNSNNPEATSKNARNKGIAKDKGASAGKRIKCN
- a CDS encoding AHH domain-containing protein yields the protein MNYLFAIKAAGLDVNKPSNLIYLPKENGTHPTRSKHKGWNKGHFDYNKSILGKLKEIDEIGKASNWNKAQYSEAIEGLRGDTKQGLRKGKIKCH
- a CDS encoding RHS repeat-associated core domain-containing protein — translated: MSLAYNRFRYYNTETGGYISQDPVGLNSREYNLYAYVSDTNSIIDIFGLDWNYVLQDANGDSYYHGRASDNQSMKDVGRRHAKTNGTDGARF
- a CDS encoding RHS repeat-associated core domain-containing protein; translation: MYGNVRKGDNHFIPFLYQGQYHDEETGLAYNRFRYYNPDSGTYINQDPIGLASGEPNFYAYVKDINSWIDVFGLDTFYQLFNNSGDLVYEGITERNIQDRLTEHVGDGKGVSKVKYVDDLDNRIASRNMEGSSLAHNKGNRGQLNKRRLDRGFYHSYDPDNVKPGRKFMSQAEIDAKMKNAKVADVDGKGKIKCH